A single Anopheles arabiensis isolate DONGOLA chromosome 2, AaraD3, whole genome shotgun sequence DNA region contains:
- the LOC120908662 gene encoding nucleolar protein dao-5 isoform X2, whose amino-acid sequence MAALADSVLDALVYEHLSKKDKTFAAVFQKKFQSPVLPKGAPKLDEIVKHYQSTKKKLVVNSQQKAEESDSDEEEEDSDEEEDEEETPAPVKKPATNGKAAVNGKAATNGAAAKKPQPEEDDDEEEDSDDDDEEEDSDEEEEDEKPAAKPAAKATPAKVTPVVKKPQQEEESDDEDDDEDEDDSDEEEEAAPKPQQQKPAAQQAGQKRKAQEEEEEDEDDDDDDDDEEEEEEETPKPVLQKANNAAKHQQKDQKANGKPITNGKPTANGNGKKMDESDSSEDDSSEEESKPAPKQAAKTPVKTPAKAATPAAAAKKAAESSDDSSEDSSEEESKPAAKKPTQAATPKAAAAVKTPAKAATPAAAVKKAAESSDDSSDDSSEEESKSAAKKPTQAAVAAKTPAKTATPAAAVKKAAESSDDSSDDSSEEESKPAAKKPTQAAAAAKTPAKAATPAAAAKKAAESSDDSSDDSSEEDSKPAAKKPAQAAAAAKTPVKVATPAAAAKKAAESSDDSSDDSSEEESKPAAKKPIQAATPKAAAAAKTPAKAATPAAAAKKAAESSEDSSDDSSEEESKPAAKKPAQAATPKVVTAAKTPAKVATPAAAAKKTAESSDDSSDDSSDEDSKPAAKKSTVAATPKAAAAAKTPAKAATPAVAAKKAAESSDDSSDDSSEEECKPAANKSAVAATPKAAMVKTPAKAATPAAAAKKAAESSDDSSDDSSEEEAKPAAKKPALVATPKAAAPAKAPAKAATPAATKKQQEDSSSEDSSSEEETTKKPVVAAVKTPAKAAAAVKTPAKTATPAAAAKKAAESSDDSSDDSSEEESTTKKPAQAATSKAAAPANKTPAKAPATAAAKKADSSDDSSDDSSEEESKPTAVKKPAQAATPKAAAPAKKQQEESSSEEESSEEETTVKKAAVAPTNGVAAAKRKAESSDDSDSSEEENAKPAAKKPAVVSTSTPKPAAKPAKKESSSSDSDSDDEDDDDDKPAETSQQSASQAGQKRKLDNQQQAADPPAKKPPNPYSNFVRASDNHDEQNSKQEYDTPPNKKTFANQNGSASSGFGSGRKSQSGGSKEINRFRRIKPEEIEIDERLMDNSYEAKPESINPPKVEQNAETKPAADDKKPNERRGQWKCTGCSAINFAVRRICPSCKVARTTWKCKECYEQNEVKDLENDKCKVCDSVAPYVTARNMNERTGRWTCALCNATNKEEFDVCFCAKQSTTTIEYDDGSGPKRIKTIKFPMMPGDWNCPDCQKHNFAKKLKCVLCFALKPTELLQQKQRQGKR is encoded by the exons ATGGCTGCCCTCGCTGATTCTGTCCTCGATGCGCTGGTGTACGAGCATCTATCGAAAAAAGACAAAACTTTCGCGGCTGTGTTCCAGAAAAAGTTCCAGTCG CCCGTACTGCCGAAGGGAGCGCCTAAGCTGGACGAAATCGTCAAACACTACCAGTCGACAAAAAAGAAGCTCGTGGTAAACAGTCAACAGAaagctgaggaatccgactcggacgaggaggaggaagattCCGACGAGGAAGAGGATGAGGAAGAGACCCCTGCGCCAGTAAAAAAGCCGGCCACCAACGGCAAGGCAGCGGTTAACGGTAAGGCGGCTACAAATGGTGCTGCCGCCAAAAAGCCCCAGCCGGAGGAAGATGACGATGAGGAGGAAGACtccgacgatgatgatgaggaagaGGACagcgatgaggaggaggaggatgagaaGCCGGCGGCCAAACCGGCAGCTAAGGCCACTCCGGCAAAGGTGACTCCGGTGGTAAAGAAACCTCAGCAGGAGGAAGAGTCGGATGATgaggacgacgatgaggatgaggatgattcggacgaggaggaggaggccgCACCGAAGCCACAGCAGCAAAAGCCCGCGGCACAGCAAGCTGGTCAGAAGCGCAAGGCacaagaagaggaagaggaggatgaggacgacgatgatgatgatgacgatgaggaggaggaggaagaagaaacgcCCAAGCCAGTGTTGCAGAAAGCCAACAACGCCGCCAAGCATCAACAAAAGGACCAAAAG GCTAATGGAAAACCAATTACCAATGGTAAACCCACTGCGAATGGAAACGGAAAGAAAATGGACGAAAGTGACTCCAGCGAGGATGACAGTTCTGAGGAAGAAAGCAAACCAGCACCAAAACAGGCAGCGAAGACGCCGGTCAAAACCCCTGCAAAGGCAGCCacaccagctgctgctgcaaagaaGGCGGCAGAGTCTTCGGACGATAGCTCTGAAGATAGTTCTGAGGAGGAATCCAAGCCGGCAGCAAAGAAGCCAACACAAGCGGCCACTCCAAAGGCAGCGGCTGCCGTTAAGACACCAGCCAAG GCAGCCacaccagctgctgctgtaaaGAAGGCGGCAGAATCCTCGGACGATAGCTCCGATGATAGCTCTGAGGAGGAATCCAAGTCGGCAGCAAAGAAGCCGACACAAGCAGCCGTTGCCGCTAAGACACCAGCCAAGACAGCCacaccagctgctgctgtaaaGAAGGCGGCAGAGTCCTCGGACGATAGCTCCGATGATAGCTCTGAGGAGGAATCCAAGCCGGCAGCAAAGAAGCCGACACAAGCAGCCGCTGCTGCTAAGACACCAGCCAAGGCAGCCACACCAGCTGCTGCGGCAAAGAAGGCGGCAGAGTCTTCGGACGATAGCTCTGACGATAGTTCTGAGGAGGATTCCAAGCCGGCAGCAAAGAAGCCTGCACAAGCAGCTGCTGCCGCTAAGACACCAGTGAAGGTAGCCacaccagctgctgctgcaaagaaGGCGGCAGAATCCTCGGATGATAGCTCTGATGATAGCTCTGAAGAGGAATCCAAACCGGCAGCAAAGAAGCCAATACAAGCGGCCACTCCAAAAGCAGCGGCTGCTGCTAAGACACCAGCAAAGGCAGCCacaccagctgctgctgcaaagaaGGCGGCAGAATCCTCGGAAGATAGCTCTGATGATAGCTCTGAGGAGGAATCCAAGCCAGCAGCAAAGAAGCCAGCACAGGCGGCTACACCAAAAGTAGTCACTGCTGCTAAGACTCCAGCGAAGGTAGCGACACCAGCTGCTGCGGCAAAGAAGACCGCAGAGTCATCGGACGATAGCTCTGACGATAGCTCTGACGAAGATTCCAAGCCAGCAGCAAAGAAGTCAACAGTTGCTGCCACTCCAAAAGCAGCGGCTGCTGCTAAGACACCAGCCAAGGCAGCCACACCAGCTGTTGCTGCAAAGAAGGCGGCAGAATCCTCGGACGATAGTTCTGACGATAGTTCTGAAGAGGAATGCAAGCCGGCAGCCAACAAATCAGCCGTCGCTGCTACTCCAAAAGCAGCGATGGTGAAGACACCAGCGAAGGCAGCTACTCCAGCTGCAGCGGCGAAGAAGGCAGCAGAGTCTTCAGACGATAGCTCTGACGATAGCTCTGAGGAGGAAGCAAAACCAGCGGCCAAGAAACCAGCTCTAGTTGCCACACctaaagcagcagcacctgcAAAGGCTCCGGCTAAGGCGGCTACTCCAGCAGCAACTAAGAAGCAGCAGGAAGACTCCAGCAGTGAAGATTCTTCCTCTGAAGAAGAGACCACCAAGAAacctgttgttgctgctgtaaaAACACCTGCCAAGGCAGCAGCCGCTGTTAAAACGCCAGCAAAGACGGCAACACCAGCTGCGGCGGCAAAGAAAGCAGCAGAGTCTTCGGACGATAGCTCGGACGATAGTTCGGAGGAAGAATCAACTACTAAGAAGCCAGCACAAGCGGCAACGTCGAAAGCAGCAGCTCCTGCTAACAAGACCCCAGCAAAGGCGCCcgcaaccgcagcagcaaagAAGGCCGACTCGTCGGACGATAGCTCCGATGATAGCTCTGAGGAGGAATCAAAGCCAACAGCAGTGAAGAAGCCTGCCCAGGCAGCCACACCGAAAGCGGCAGCACCCGCTAAGAAACAGCAGGAGGAATCGAGCAGTGAAGAAGAATCTTCCGAGGAAGAAACAACAGTGAAAAAGGCAGCTGTAGCGCCGACGAAtggcgttgctgctgctaaaaGAAAAGCAGAATCGTCCGATGATTCAGACAGTTCGGAGGAGGAAAATGCAAAGCCGGCAGCAAAGAAGCCCGCTGTTGTAAGCACATCCACGCCGAAACCTGCTGCAAAACCAGCAAAGAAAGAATCATCGTCCTCAGATTCCGATTCAgacgatgaagatgatgatgatgataaaccGGCGGAAACGTCCCAACAGTCGGCGAGCCAGGCGGGACAGAAACGAAAGCTGGATAATCAACAGCAGGCCGCAGATCCGCCAGCGAAGAAACCGCCTAATCCTTACAGCAATTTTGTGAGGGCTAGCGACAATCACGACGAACAGAATAGCAAGCAGGAG TACGATACGCCGCCAAATAAGAAGACTTTTGCGAATCAAAATGGTAGCGCCAGCAGTGGTTTCGGCAGCGGACGCAAATCGCAAAGCGGCGGCAGCAAGGAGATCAATCGATTCCGACGCATCAAGCCAGAGGAAATAGAGATTGACGAGCGGCTGATGGATAATTCTTACGAAGCAAAG CCGGAAAGCATCAATCCGCCTAAAGTTGAGCAGAATGCTGAAACAAAACCTGCCGCCGACGACAAAAAGCCCAACGAGCGCCGGGGCCAGTGGAAGTGTACCGGGTGTTCCGCCATTAACTTTGCCGTTCGCCGAATATGTCCCAGCTGTAAGGTGGCTCGCACCACCTGGAAGTGCAAGGAATGTTACGAGCAGAACGAGGTGAAGGATCTTGAAAACGATAAGTGCAAAGTGTGCGACTCGGTCGCACCGTACGTTACGGCCCGCAACATGAACGAGCGGACGGGCAGGTGGACGTGCGCCTTGTGTAACGCGACCAACAAGGAAGAGTttgatgtttgcttttgtgCCAAACAATCGACCACCACTATTGAGTACGACGACGGCAGTGGGCCGAAGCGAATCAAAACGATCAAGTTTCCGATGATGCCGGGCGATTGGAACTGTCCGGACTGCCAGAAGCATAATTTTGCCAAAAAGCTTAAATGTGTGCTTTGCTTCGCGCTAAAGCCAACGGAACTgctgcagcagaagcaaaGGCAGGGCAAAAGATGA